GGTTTTCAAACTTTGACTAATAAAAAATAGTTAAgagtttttataattaattaaaaaaattgaaaataataaTTAGTTAATtttgggtaggggctttatgactacgaccttaagactgtggggtatggggcttgggttggggcgtgggttggctgaaaacccCCCAAGCCACCActccgggtgggcttgggttggggcgtggcccaaggggcgggagtttaaagccgggcgtggggcgtgtctagcaaggtgacatggtgggctctcaatggccaaaccaagCTAGCCGTTGGGGgcatttaaaattttttttttcctttataaataccttaccatatttaaggatatctagagatcttgaggagaaatatgtttattttcaacaaaaaccggatgtaaccgggcaattaggatttagtacgtggcaaaaggtcacggccgcacttaggcagttagcgtacggcaatagttcggacattatggatgactatttaaaaatgtctgcacgtgtagctagagaaagtcttcacaacttttgttcgtgtattctagAACTTCATAGGAAAATatatttgagaaagccctcgttcagtgacatgcaacaaatattgaAACATCACAcagattatcatgggctacccgggatgctaggtagtttagattgtatgaaatggccttTGGAACTTTGTCCTACCGCATGGCAAGGCGCTCACACGAGTGGATTTCACGGGatgccagccatcatgcttgaagcggttgcgtcaCAATATCTTTGGATATGAcatgcgttcttcggtatgccaggttcacGTAATGAAATcaccatcataaaccactcgccccttttcaatgatcgggtaaatggtataggacccaaatgaactttctttgtaaacagggttgagtacgtgtatgggtactacctagttgatgggatttacccagagtggggggttttcgtaaaatcgttcacaagacacggtaccatagatccaaagagattaaagtttaacagggtccaaatggctgcacgtaaagacgtcgagcgagcattcggtgttttgaagaaaatgtggcgaatattggcaatgccttgttgactatgggacaaggatcagattggaaacgtgatgtacgcatgtatcattcttcacaacatgattttggaggatgaaggtagagcggtcgttacctactatgatgacgaCGACTCCCAACCTGGTAACGGAACAGTTACAGACGAAGATAAAGCGTCAAATGAATTTTTGGtcaagtcaagggatatacatcaaAACCTTAGATCTGATTTGCTGGATCGTGTTTCAACaattcctgggttcgaaaccgacgaagacgacgaagaatgattgttttttattttgatatttattatgtatgtttatgtagtttttaatggttatatatatatatatatatatatatatatatatatatataaccattaTATGTATGCCAAAAGATGCAtgttaaatgttttcataaaaaaaatataaattataatacTCATTGGAAATAAAGACTAAAACAACATACCTCTATAGCATAACTGATCACTTGAATAAGATGATCAAATACACTAGTTCTTTCAGCTTCAAAATATTTCCAGTGTAAAAGCAAGAaccgccactgccaccaccaaACTGGATTTGTACTGTTACCTGGATTTGTCCACTTCCACAACCACCACCAACAaccgccactgccaccaccaaACTGTCGCCACTGCCACCACCAACAATAATCTTATGCATCATTCAACCCCAAACAAGCCCAATAAAAGTATTCAGTGAAATGCTTTACACAAATAAAACAACTACCAAGTAAAAATACAAATCTGAAggcataaaaaataataaatgatGTCAGCATTTAACATGAAAAGTAGATCAAAATGTCTAATAATTTGACAACTGATGCACAATAGAAAAATCTTGAAATAATCATTAAAATTTGCTAATTAAATCAGTTGAATCAATTAATTTTTCAACTAAATCTCCGAAAACTATTTTAAATTAGAAAGATTGCACAAAACAACCACCAATTACAAGTAACAAAAACCCTAACTAAAAAACCCAAATTAAAAAAATTGcaaataaaaagaaagaaaaacacaTACGTCTTTGGTGGAAGTGTGACGGTGTTTCCTTGGCTTCTTGATGCCGTTCCTGTGAGCCTTGTAAGACTGGTTATGTGCGGTGTGGTTCTTCGATTTCGCCATTTCTCACGCACTGGTTTcaccaaaaattaaaacaaattaaCACACATACAAATCGATTGATAATACTCAACTTATGTAGAGATCAGAAGCTGGAAACAGGGTTTTAGGTCGAGAAAATGGTGAGAGTGATACCAGTTTGGCTGCTGCTGGTGGAGAGAGACTACTCCCATGACCAATTCTTAGGGTTTGTGCGGCTGTGTGTGTCTAGGGttttatttagaaaaaaaaaattaaggggTGAGAGAGAAAGTTGGTTATTGAAGAAACTTTAAATTCTATGAGAGAGAAACGGGATTTATGCAATCAAATTAAAATgtaaattacacatatacccttattcacttaattaaatagtaagaaataaccaaataattaccatcttGCCATTCACTAAatatctcaagatcataaaaatcaagggccaagatgagttcacgcagttcactcttgggattttgttcacgtttgaacctaatcctatatatatatatatatatatatatatatatatatatatatatatatatatatatatatatatatatatatatatatatatatatatatattaaaaaaatgttgatgtggcttggccacgccaGCCCAGCCCAGCCACGCCCACCATACCCCCTACAACTTGGGTTTGTGTTTGTTGATCTTCAAGTTCCACGTGttaacccatgccccaaacccccgcccaaccataccccacggtctaagtgacataacgccccataacgcccctgtgtgacgtggcacgacacgtgtcacATAACGCTcacaaaggggctttatgactacggatgaccTTAGGATGGATGGGGTGCTCCCTAAAGAGGGAGTGTTAAACTTTTTCTCTATCCAATAATCTCATGCAATGTCAATTCTCCCCTTCCCTCCCAATTTTACACCCAATCACTAGGGGTGTTCAAACACATAAAGAATTGTAAACAATATTTTGTTCTAAAAAAACTATGATTGTTTAAAAAGGGTTGGGGCCCACCATTAACCTCCTCTGTCTCCTCTCTCTCTTCTTTTCCCACATCGGTGAATACTCACTGTAACAACCACTCACCGCTCATGGATTTAAGGGTGGCGACCACTCACCGTGCGGCAAACATGACTCACCGAAGGGGTCACCGATGGTGCCCCTTCCACCCTTATGGTGTGGATCACTTGTCAGCCATATTTGTTAAGCGTTGAAGTGTGGGAGGAAACATTAGTATGGACAACTCTACAAAAGAGAATTATCCTGTGGTCAAGTTCAAAAAgactaagggggtgtttgttaTTTGCAAAAAGTACTTCTTGACCTcttatgtctgcgccgcgcagaccacgcgcagacctttgggtctgcagggtgtttgttttttggaagAGATTTCACTAAAAAACCTCTTCTAGAGGTCTTCCTCGTGCAGATTTGGACCAGCCTCTTCAAAACACTTCTCTCCTTCAAACCTCAAAACCCTAGCACCCATCTCACTTCTCCTCCGCCACCCCCTCCACCTCCGCCGCCCCTCCACCGTCGTTCACCCCTCCAACCGTTCAACCTTCTCCGTCGTTCACCCTCTCCAGTTGTTCAACCTTTTCCGTCGTTCACCCTCTCCAACCGTTCAACCATCTCAGACAACACAGGTGACGGAGATCAGAAATTGCGAGAAACAGGACTTCGCCGGAGTCAACCTTGCTGTGTTCGGGGCCTTTAGAGAGTGCTTCCAGTGCCTCCACCACTTTTGACGGCCAGAACAGTGCCGATGACCGGAAAACCACCGGCAGAAACTCCAGCATGGAGTTTAGATCTTCTCGATTCTCCATTGTGCCGGTGAAGTGTTAAACATAAACTGATTAAAAAGGGATGTGGATTGCACAAAATGAAGAAAATGGATGGATTTTTGTTGTTTGTCAAAAGGAATCGTGGATTAAAGGGTCTGTTTGTTCAACAGGGGTTTGCTGAATTTGTTGTTTGTCAAAAGGGGTTTGGAGAAGGGAAAGggaaaaaaacaaacaccctttttattACACTtcgcagacatttggtccacctcttctcgtgCAGACGCTTGCAGATGTGGTCTGCAGACTGCAGAAGTTTtgcatctgaaaaaacaaacaccacctaaaacATCACGGTTTTTGTTTTTCGACGTTGCTTCTTAAACTATAGatgataatatataaaacaataaCATTATCATTTTACCTCAAGTgtcatgttttttattttttttacagcGTAAATTACATAAAATCCGTCTTCGACTGGTTTCGAACCCTTAGCTTCAAGAGAAGCAAACTTTAATAGCTTTACCAATTAGACCCAATCCCACCCATATTTGTTTTAGTTAAGTGTCAATTTTTTCGCAACTAATTGTTAGCCCAGTGTTTGCTAACTCTAGTTTATATATGTAGAGCTTCATTGCAGACTAGTTTTAATTGCTTGCCAGTGGGTGTCATTCAACAAAACCCTAACTAAGATTTTTATAACCCTTTACAATAATGGCATGTGTTTATTTGAACTTTTTAAACAATTACAATTATTATTTTTTCACATAAAATATGAGTAAAATGGTATTATTATAAGTTGTTAGCTAGAATGGAGTTTTCTCCTTTTGAATTTTGGCCACAATATTTTTCTTACTTTTTTGTTCTATCCCTTGACTTTTTATATTGGTATATTTTTTAGCAACTATTCTTACTTTTTGAGATATGCATAACGACacatattatattatttatttagttaatagaAAGATGGTATATTCAGAACTTTTGAACTTAATAGAAATTATACTTAAAGGTCGATACGAACCGTTgagaattgtttttttttttttactttcagtTTCACCGTTTACATTATAAATAATATACGTCTTTAACTAatttattttgtatttaatttgtttttactCAAATAACTAGCATACATTAACTTTTTTAAAGTATGCAattttgtttaaatttatttCCTTGCCATTCTGTGATATATTATATTTAAAACGAATTTGTATTCAAAATAAAGTGTTTCTTGGTATCGTAAACAACATGAGATATGTATATCTACACATACAATATCAGGTGTTTAGTCAATAGAAAGATAAATATCTAGAACTTTTTAACTCAATAAAAATTATATTTAGAGGTCGGTACGAACAGTAGAGGTTTCATCATTTACACCATAAATAATACACGTTTTAACTCCTTTAATATTTCGTTAATTTGTTTTTACTTTAATAAGTTGCCTTCATTAACTTTTTTAaaatgtgcaattgtgtttaaATTTCCCCCCTTACATTCACATAAGTGCCAATACCGACCCATCAGCATATACCAATATCCTTTTAGACATAGCAAGACCacctctcccccccccccccccccgccccccCCTAGTAAGGTTATAAAGCACGGTTGCATCCTGTTTATTGAgataaaaaaagagtaaatttctgttttcgtccctgaggtttgtcaattttaactagtttagtccaaaaatctaatttataacaaatCCAGCCCTGAAGTTTGCATTTCTTAACGCTTTTCATCCCTAATGGTGCTTTTTCATTTAATTCTTAGGGATGAAAAGCGTTAAGAAATGCAAACCTTAGGAATGAAAAGCGTTAAGAAATGCAAACTTCAAGGCTGGATTTGTTATAAATTTAATTTTTGGactaaattaattaaaattgACAAACCTCATAGACGAAAACAGAAATTTAATCTAAAAAAAAGAAGTGGATAAGATAGCACTGTGTTTGTGTAGTTTGATTTAGACATCGCATAAGaacaaaaacaagaaacaaaacaaaaaaaaaaagttggcaAGCTTTTCCTTGCattaatttaattttttaaaagGGTTTCTGATGGCAAGATATTTTCTTTTCGTTTTTATGAAAACGTACTACTAATTATATataactagttgatgccccgcctACGTTGCGGGGCAAtgaccgaataattctcaatcaattaaaaaacacTATTATAATTTTGCTAGTAGAAAAACTAAAACGATAATAAGACCGTAATTTTCGGCTCAGGGTAGGCTcatggcaaaactgtaatttttcaggactgatgagcgagtgttagacagctccttgacacgaaaaaaattaaatgaagtcaaccaataaaaacaaaaaacttttatagttttgttaaaaaaactaaaacgatgggaaaaacttaattttgaactgagtgcaaaatcataattttaattcagggataaaatcgtaaattaaatggaccaatcgGGGAGTGTCGGGTTACactgagggcaaaattgtaatttaaccaggaaaagaaacaaaaacgatggagaaaatgtaaatttaagttgagggcaaaatctTAACTTGactgtgagaaaaaaaaaactaatggcaaaactgtaaatttaaacggggcaaaatcataaCTTTCAACCGAGGGGAAAATTGAAACTTTTAGCtcggagcaaaagcgtaaatttatttttaagtgagggtaaaaacataattttgaactgatggcaaaatcgtaattttaaggaaaaaaactaatgacaaaagtgtaaatttaaacgagccaaaatcataatttttaaccgagggcaaaattgaaattttagCTGGGAGTAAAAAGGTGAATTTATTTTTAAGTTGGGGTAAAACATAATTTTGAAGTAAtcgcaaaatcgtaattttaaaccgggataaaatcgtaaatttattaGGACAATAGGTGAGTGCCAGGGAGCTGCCTAGCACTATTCCCTTTGCCACCCATTTCACTCAATCATTGAAAAGCACTATTGCCGTATCTTGATGAGTATGTAGATGTAGGAAACTAGTTGGTGCCCCGCCCACGTTGCGGGGCGTTGACcgaataatgagcgagtgttagtcAGCTCATTGACACAGAAA
Above is a window of Helianthus annuus cultivar XRQ/B chromosome 14, HanXRQr2.0-SUNRISE, whole genome shotgun sequence DNA encoding:
- the LOC110879121 gene encoding uncharacterized protein LOC110879121 isoform X2; this encodes MAKSKNHTAHNQSYKAHRNGIKKPRKHRHTSTKDWRQFGGGSGGCWWWLWKWTNPGNSTNPVWWWQWRFLLLHWKYFEAERTSVFDHLIQVISYAIEVLKLLGCLIAR
- the LOC110879121 gene encoding uncharacterized protein LOC110879121 isoform X5, yielding MAKSKNHTAHNQSYKAHRNGIKKPRKHRHTSTKDWRQFGGGSGGCWWWLWKWTNPGNSTNPVWWWQWRFLLLHWKYFEAERTSVFDHLIQVISYAIEKRD
- the LOC110879121 gene encoding uncharacterized protein LOC110879121 isoform X4 — translated: MAKSKNHTAHNQSYKAHRNGIKKPRKHRHTSTKDWRQFGGGSGGCWWWLWKWTNPGNSTNPVWWWQWRFLLLHWKYFEAERTSVFDHLIQVISYAIEGNGGGGT
- the LOC110879121 gene encoding uncharacterized protein LOC110879121 isoform X3, with the protein product MAKSKNHTAHNQSYKAHRNGIKKPRKHRHTSTKDWRQFGGGSGGCWWWLWKWTNPGNSTNPVWWWQWRFLLLHWKYFEAERTSVFDHLIQVISYAIEVGSRRHHSR
- the LOC110879121 gene encoding uncharacterized protein LOC110879121 isoform X1 encodes the protein MAKSKNHTAHNQSYKAHRNGIKKPRKHRHTSTKDWRQFGGGSGGCWWWLWKWTNPGNSTNPVWWWQWRFLLLHWKYFEAERTSVFDHLIQVISYAIEIITRRFSGSLSIV